The window TCTCGACTTCATACTTATTGGCGCTCATTTTCCGGCGAATGTGCCGCGAGGTGATGTGAACGGACTGTGCCCCCAGCCGCGCCGCGCTTCGGGCAATATCCATGGCCGAGTTGGTGCCGCCAACAACAATCACGCGCTGCCCCTTCAGGTTGGTCCAACGCGAGCCGATGCCGGTGAGGAAGTCCACGCCGCCCACGACGTTGCGGGCATCGTCGCCCGGGATAAACAGTCGCGGGTTCCTCCACGCGCCAGTAGCCAGGAATACTGCCTCAAAACCCTGTTCTTTCAAATCTTCCAGATCGAAATCCTTGCCGAAGGTCATGTAGGTACGAACCTCCACGCCCAGTTCCAGGATTCCGCGAATCTCATATTCCACGACATTGCGCGGAAGTCGGAATTCGGGAATGGCATACCGCAGCATGCCCCCCAGGGCAGCATGGGATTCAAAAATGACAGGCTGATGCCCGAGACGGCGCAGAAAATACGCGCAGGAAAGGCCGGCCGGCCCGCCGCCGACAATGGCCACCTTGCGCCCGGTATCCGGGGCCACATGAATGGGCACCCGGCCGTTGTTCATTTCCCAATCCGCCACATAACGCTCCAAGGCGTTGATGGCCACGCCTTCGTCCACAATCTTGCGGCGGCAAATATCTTCGCAGGGGTGAGGGCAAATCCGCCCCACCACGAGCGGCAGGGGATTGCGGTTCTTGAGCGTAAGCAACGCGCCGTGCAAATCCCCGGACTTGACCTGTTGGATAAAGGTTCGCACGTCCAGTTGCACCGGGCATTTCTGCATGCAGGGAGCCAGGCAGTCCACGAGTTTGTTCACATGCAGCAGGCTGGCGGAAAAACTCGTGATGCGGATGGCCCCTGTGGGGCAGACCTCGGCGCATTTGCCGCAAGAACGGCACAAGGACTTGTTCACGATGGGCAGGTTGTGCTCTCCAAGACGGATCGCTCCAAAAGGACAGGCCCGAACGCAGGATCCCAGCCCGAGACACCCCAAACCGCAACTTTTTTCTCCGCCGTAGAGCATGGCCTCGGCCCGGCAATCCCGGACGCCCTCATAGGCAAACATGCGGTTGGCCCGATCCCCGCCGGAACAAATCAGCGCGGCAACCTGCGGCTCCCGATAGTCCACGGTTTTTCCCATGACCCGTGCAATGGCTTCGGCAATATCCATGCCGCCCGCCACGCACACCTCCGGAGGAGCTTCCCCGGCCACAACAGCCGCAGCAGCAGCAGAGCATCCAGGATATCCGCACCCGCCGCAATTGGCACCGGGCAGGCAGGCCTCCACCTTGGCAACCCGTGGATCTTCCTTGACTTGTAAGAATTTTGAGGCAGCGGCCAACAGTGCGGCAGCGCTGAAGCTCAATCCGAATACGATGGCGACAGAGGAAACAATCATAACGACTCCAGTGCGTTCATTGCATCAAGGATACATCCTGCAACGGCCTCAGCCGCCCATGCCCCGGAATGCAAAAAAAGTCAGAGACATGAAACCGGCCGTAATCAACGCTACAGGTATTCCCCGGAACACACGGGGAACGGGAGCGGTTTCCAGACGCTCGCGGATGGCCGCGATGATGACCAGTGCCAACAGAAATCCCGCGCCCGAGGCCAGGGAAAAAACAACCCCGCGCACAAAGGAAAACTCGTTGCGTTGCACCAGGATGGCCACACCAAGCACGGCGCAGTTGGTGGTGATCAACGGCAGATAGATTCCCAAGGACGCATAGAGCGGCGGAACGAATTTGCGCAAAACCATTTCCACCAACTGCACCAATGACGCGATGACCAAAATGAACACGATGGTTTGCAGATACTCCACCCCATGGGGGACCAACAGCAGGTGCTGGATGGGCCAGGTTAGGGCCGTGGCCATGGTCATGACGAAGACCACAGCCCCCCCCATGCCCAGCGCCACGCCCACATCCTTGGACGTCCCCATGAACGGACACGCGCCCAGGTATTGCACCAGAACAATATTGCTTATGAATACTGCGGAGATGACGAGCAGGAAATAATCCATGAGTATATTCTCCTTAACGCGGCTCAATGACCATTAACGGACGCCCGGCCAGTGCCGTCCCCGTTTGTCCCGTTTTCCGTATTCCCCCCGTTCAGAAGCGCCGAGGTGTGCTCGGTTCCCAGGGAGGAACAGGAGGCAATGGCTTCCAGGGCGCGGGGCGGCGGATCCTCATGCCGTCGGGCATACCAGCTGTTCAAAGCGTTCATTCCAGCCAGAATCAATCCCAGCCCGAGGAACGCGCCGGGAGCCTGCACCATGATGCTCAGCGGCTGGAAGGAGTCCCAGGTCGCCGACATGCCGAACAGCGTGCCGTTGCCCAGCAGCTCCCGAATGCCCCCCAGAAAGGTCAGGGAAAGGGTAAACCCCAGTCCCATGCCCAGGGCATCCGCCACGGAAAGGCCCACGGAATTCTTGGAGGCAAACGCTTCGGCCCGGCCCAGAATGATGCAGTTGACCACAATGAGCGGAACAAAGATGCCCAGCTTTTGGTACAGTGGATACACATAGGCCTGCATAAGCAGCTCCACTGTGACCACCAGGGTCGCGGCGATGAGGATGAAGCAGGCGATCCGCACCTTGGGCGGAATCACGCGCCGCAACAGCGACACGATCAGGTTGGACAACGTGAGTACGAAGATCACGGCCAGCCCCATGCCCAGACCGTTCTCCGCCGTGGATGTCACGGCCAGAGTGGGACAAAGCCCGAGCAACACCCGGAGCGGGGGCAATTCTTTCCATAATCCTTTGCTGAATTCTTTCCAAAGACGTTGCATATATTTTTCTCCTCATCCCGGACGGCATGCACAGCCTTGCCCGGTTGCCGCCTACTTCCAGACGTCGCCTATTTGCGCCTTGAGCTGCGGGTACAGGTTTGCGGCCTTGCGTACCGCGTCCACCATGCCCACCGAGGAATAGGTGGCCCCTGAAACCGCATCAATGTCACCTTCGTCACTCTTAAGCCGCAGCCCGTTCAGGGCGTGGTCGCGGAATTGGTCGCAAAATTCGGGGACAAATACTCGCGTCCCCACTCCAGGCGTTTCGGTCTGGGTGGTTACACCCACGGCGCGCACCGCATCGCTTTGCAGGTCAAAGGCCACCATCACACCGATGTCTCCGGAGTAGCCCGGAGCAAACGATTCATAGGCGAGGCAGCACAGATCCCCCCCGGAAAACCCCGGAAAAACGGTCAACTCCTGCCCATCCTCCAACACCAGCTTACGCCGGTCCTGAATGGGGTCGTTGTCCACTCCGTACATCACGCCGTGCAGGGCCGGTCCCTGCACATAGGTCAAAACCTGTTCTTCAATGGCCGGTCTGGTGATCCGCTTGAGCGTTGCCAGCCCATAGCCGGACACGGCACCGATGATGGATAGCACCAGGATCATTTTGGCTAGCTCACGCATGATTCCTCCTTACGGCTCCAAACGGCCGGGGGCGCACCCTGTCAAGCAACGGGGTCAGGAGATTGGCCAGCAGCACGGCAAAGGGCGCTCCATCCGGGTACACACCATACACTCGGATGATCATGACCATGACTCCGGCCAACGCCCCGAACAGGAGCATGGGCAGACGGCCGCACGGGGACGGCCCGTGTTCAGGAGCGAGAAAAAAGGCGCACAGCATCACGGAACCAGTGCTGAGGTGAAACAGCGGCGAGGCATATTGCCCGGGATCCAGCATCCAATAGATGCCTGCGGTGAGGGCCACGCCAACCAGGAACGCCAAAGGAATGAATACCTTGATAACTCCACGGGCCAACAACCAGATCCCGCCGAAAAGCAAGGCCGCCACCTGGGAAGCTCCAAGCGCCCCTACCTGCATGCCCCAAAACAAATCCGAAAGATCGAATTGCCAGAGACTTGAAACGCCAAAATGCATCAGCTGTCCCAGGGGTTCATTCATGGGTAAGGTGGCCAGGGCCATGTCCACATCCATAAACCGGGGCCAACAGACCAGACATACGGCCCAGGCAAGAGCCGGTGCGCTGAACGGATTGGATCCCAATCCTCCGAAGATGGCCTGCCCCAGCAGGATGGCGATACAACCGGCGGCAAAAGCCAACCACCAAGGCGCGCCGGGCGGCAATAAAAAGGCCGTAACCATGCCTACGAAAAACGCATTCCAATTCTCCAGGCTCGACCGTCCGCCGCGCAGCCGACAGACCAGAGCTTCGCAGGCCACGCTCGCGGCACAGCACATGCCAAGCACTTCAATGGTTCCCCAGCCAAAACGCCACACGGACAAGACGGTCGCGGGCAGCAGCGCCAAGACGCACTCCAGCGTAAGACTCCGGATCGTCCGGCCACGACGCCAGTGCGAGGGCGGTCCCACAGTCAGACGCATCGCAATATCCGCATGGGGTTTGACAATGGCGGCTTGTTTCATCATAGAGCTTCACCTTGCGTTGTTGTTATGCCTTGCGCGATCAGCGGGACCAGCCCAGGGGAAACGCCCCGGCTTCCTGCGAGAGCTGCTGTTTGGCAAACCGGATGTAATGCTGCATGGGCCGCAGAGCCGGACACCAATACGAACACAATCCGCATTCCATGCAGGAGTCCAATCCGCATTCCCGGGCACGTTCGAACATGCCGTATTCCGCATATCGGGCGATAAGGTTGGGTTGCAGGCGGGCAGGGCAATGCAGCACGCACTCGCCGCAGTTGATGCAGGGGCGGTCCTCCATGGGCGGATAGGCATCCTTGGGAACCACGTTCAGGGCATACACGCCCTTTTCCAGCCCATGATTCACGTCGAAAACAGTGTATCCCGTCAAGGGACCGGACAAAACGAGCCGGTCACCGGGATGGATTTCCACACCGGCAAAATCCAGAATATCCAGAATGGGCGTACCGAGCCGTGCACGATAGTTCACGTTGTCCAGCGTAAACACGGTCTCGTCGATAGCCCGGCCGGTTTCCACAACCCGGCCGATCTGCCACAATTTATGAACACTGAAGATAACGGCGTCAGCGGGATTTTCACGCCCCGTCACCGCCTTGAGCACTAATTGCGGCAGGCTGTTGGGGTACACGGGATTGATATGCTGCACAGCACACCCTTCCAGACGATATCCACCGCTTCCCGTGGCCAGGACACAACGCTTCGGCTCCACGGCCTTACGCACCAGAGCCAGTCCGCGTTGCACGGTTTCCCCGGCATCGCGCAACAGTTGTTCCGCCACGCTGACGCCGGGTTGGGGGTTCAACCCGTTGATCACCAACGTTTCTGCAGGATGAAACCGCTCCACGCTGATGCCGAGATCGCGCATGGCATCGTTCAGTTCCGCGCCGGGACAAAGGGAGCGTACATCCACAAACTCCGCCACTTCTTCGGACTTTCCCGGCTTGATGGTCAAATAGGCAAAATCCACTTTGCTGACCTTGCCCGACACCGGCGCACTGGCCACACCGCCCATGGGACGGGGATGAGCGGCCAATCTCTGCCCGCGCTGCACATTGCTGCCACGGCCCACGCGTACGTCGTAGCCGCAAATAAACAGACTCACTTCCTGGGGCGATGGAACATCCACCACGGAACCAGGAAAATCCGACCGAAGGGAAAACACGTTTTTGGGCATGAAATCGTCTCCGTCTGGTCACATGCCGGCGTGGCACTGGTCGCAGGCGTCTTCCCCTACGGGACCGCCCATACTCTCGTGACACCCCAGACATTGTTCATGGAACGCGTCCGTGCGCACGGGAATCCATTCCGGATCGGGACGTTCCGCAGGGGTTTCCACATCAGGATCCGAAGCGTGGCAGCGCAGACAGTGCGACCGATCCGAAAACGCCGCAAAATGGCCGCCACGGAACGAATCATCAAAAGCCTTGGGATGGCAGACGCCGCACGGAACGGGCTGTTCCGCCCCGGTATCGTCATGATGACACTCCACGCATTCCAGGCCGTAGTCCGCAACATGCCCGGCATGTGCGAACACCACACGCCCGCCGGTATTTTCCAGAAACACCCTGGCGGGCGGGTCGCTCTCCTCGGTGCGGACCAGGTATCCGGTCACGGAAGCCGCAAACAGCGCCCACGTAACGGCCAGCAGAATCAGCATATGTCTATTCAAGGAACGACCCTCTCTGCTTGAGGAATTGGAAGAATTTCAACAACAAACCTTCTCCGTATCGCAAGCCTTCAGAGCATGGAGCATGCCAATCCCCACGTCATTGCGCGAAACAACACGTCGCATCCACAGCAATTCTTCTGGATTTACTGAAAAAAGATTTCCGTTTTCGGACCAGCAACAATGGAAAAACAAGACGAAATAAACGCGCATTTTCCCGCAATAACCGGCATTGCGCGATAGGTTTTTCAATGTGCTGCACCGCGACGCCCCCTTTGGGGCTTGCCCGCTCCGCGCCCTTGACGGGGTGGTCCCCTTCGGGTAGCCGCAAGAAATCATGATCCACTCGTCTTCCGCCCCCCATGTACGCCGCTCTCTGGGAGTCCGGCTGCTCCTGCTGGCCCTTTGTGCGGCCCTGCTGGGCCTTTTCATGTTTCCGTCCCCTCCGGCTGCGGCATCTTCAGCATTGCCCCGCTCCCCCGAGGCAGTCTCTCCTCCCGTCGCCAAAAAAGGGCCGAAAAAAAGAGTATTGTTTCTGAATTCGTACCAAAACGGATACGCATGGTCCGACGCCATTCTGGACGGCGTGCGGGAACACTTTGCCCAAAGCGGACACATCGTGGATCTCCAGATCGAATACATGGACACCAAGCGCTACGCCCCCACGGAAGTAGAGGAGGCGCTCTACAATTATTACCGGACCAAATTTCAGGGTGACCATTTCGACGCCATCATCGCTTCAGACAATACAGCGCTACTCTTTCTGGCACGACACAAGGAGGAACTGTTCGGCGACACGCCGGTGGTTTTCTGCGGCATCAACTATTTCCGCTCTAAAATGGTCAAGGACCGGACAGCCTACACAGGCATCACGGAAAATCCGGACGTGGGCAGTACGTTGGAACTGGCCCGCCGGCTCAATCCTCAATTGCGCAACATCATGGTCATCAGCGACAGCTCGGTCACTTCACGGGCCATCACCAACCAGGTGCGCGAACAAGCGGAACGCTACGAAGGAAATCTGGAATTTGAATACTGGGACACCCACACCCTTGCCGAAACCCTGGCCCGTACGGAAACCCTGGGACCAGACACGGCGCTGTTTCTCACGCCGTTCTACAAGGGAGCGCACGGGGAGCTGTATTCCGTGGAGGAAGTGCTCGCCAGCATCCACGCCCATTCCAACGTCATGATCTTCAGCTCCTGGCGCTTTTTGCTCGGCTACGGCATCGTGGGCGGAAAGCTCCTGTCGGGACGCATCACAGGCGCAGCGGCAGCCAAGATGACCGGGCGCATCCTCAACGGAGAAAGCCCGGCAGACATCCCCGTAGAACATGACCTGCCCACGCCCTACGCCTTTGACTACAATGTTCTGAAACGATTCGATATCCCACTCAAGTCACTGCCGCCGAACAGTGAAATCATCAACGAGCCGGACGCTTTTTACCGCATTGAGCCAAAATTTTTCTGGACCATTCAAGGTTCCCTGGCCGTGCTTTCCGTCAGCCTGCTCATGCTGTTACTCAATGTTCTGCGTCTGCGCCGCGTGGAACGCGAAGTCAAAACCCAGCTCGCCTTTCAAGAGATTCTGCTCAACACCCTGCCACTGCTGATTTTCTGGAAGGACAAACGGCAACACTACCTCGGCGCCAACATGTCCTTTGCCCAATTCGCCAAGCTGGACAGCCCGCAGGACGTGCTCGGACAACACGATGAAGATCTGTTCGACAACCATCACTTGATCCGCCAGATCACGGAGGGGGACCGCAAAGTGCAGGAAACCGGCACGCCGCTACTGGGCCAGAGCCTGCGCGTCACCACCGACGAAGGGGAAACAGTCTGGCTGGACATCAATACGGTTCCCCTGCCCGATGAAAAGGGCAAGGTTATGGGCACGCTGAGCACGGCCGAAGACGTGACACGCAAAATCAACCTGGAGCGGCAATTGCTCCAATCCCAAAAAATGGAAGCCATCGGCACGCTTGCGGGTGGAATCGCGCACGATTTCAACAATATTCTGACCAGCATCATCAATTCCACGGAACTCGCCCTCTCGGATGTGGAAGAAGACTCCATGACCCACAAGGATCTCTCCCGCGTGCTCAAAGCTGCGGGCCGCGGCTCCAGGGTGGTCAAACAAATTCTTGCCTTCAGCCGCCCCTCGCAGGGGGGATTCCTCCTGGCGGACATTGCGGAAAGCCTGCACGAAGCCGTGGAATTGATGAAGGCCTCCCTGCCCCGGAATATCGCCATCCACACCCGCATCGAGGCCAAGGACACCCGCATATGGGCCGATCCGACCCAAATTCATCAAGTGGTCATGAACCTGTGCACCAATGCGTTCCAAGCCTTGCGGCCCAAGGGCGGCACCATCGAACTGGGACTGACCCGCGCCTACATCGAAGGCGAGCAGGCCGAATTGCTCAGCATTGCCCCCGGTCATTACCTCAAACTCTGGATCAGTGACGACGGGCCGGGCATTCCCGCCGAAATCGTAGACAAAATATTCGATCCTTTCTTCACCACCAAGGGAAAAACCGAAGGCACGGGCCTGGGGCTCGCTGTGGTCCACGGCATTGCCAAGGCACACCGAGGCGGCATCCGGGTCACGTCCGTACCCTGGCGGCAAACACGGTTTGAGTTGTTCCTGCCCTGCAACGGGGCCGAGGGCCAACTCTTTGCGACTCCGGGCGCAGGCGTACACCGAGGGGATGAGAGCATTCTTTTCGTGGAAGACGACCCGGATCAGCTGGACACCGTGCCTCGGCTTCTGGAACAATTGGGATACCGCGTTACGGCGCTGCGCTACCCCGATGAAGCCCTGGAAACCCTGCGACTCAACGTCGGAGGATTTGATCTGGTCATCACCGACTACGACATGCCCTCCACCAACGGCCTGCAACTGGCGGAGCAAGCCGTGGCCGTCAATCCATCCCTTCCGGTGATTCTCATTTCCGGTCGCAAGGATGCCCTGGGACAAGCGGAAAAATCCAACGCCGTACGCCGCGTGCTGCTCAAACCGTACAATCAGGCGTCGCTCTCCGAGACCATCCGGCGAACCATTGACCATGACGACGGCACATCCAACTCAAGCGGAGAAATGTAATCATGGCCAATATTCTGATCATCGACGACGACCACGATGTTTGCGAAACCATCGAAAGCCTGGGTACGCGGCTCGGCCACCACTGTGAAAGCGCCCACACCCTGGCCCAAGGCATGGAACGACTGGAGCAGGGCGGTGTGGATGTGGTTTTTCTGGATATCCGGCTGCCCGACGGCAATGGCCTGGAACATCTCACCACGGTCAAATCCATGCCCGATGATCCGGAAGTGATCATCCTAACGGGCAAGGGAGATGCGGACGGCGCAGAGCTGGCCATCCAAGGTGGCGTTTGGGATTATCTGCTCAAGCCTTCCCCGGTAAAGGAAATCACCCTCACCCTGGGCCGGGCCATCAAATACCGCGACGAAAAACGCAGCCGCAACAAACACGTGGCCCTGAATCTTGAAAACGTCGTGGGCAAGAGCCAGGCCATGCGCTCCTGTTTTGACCTCATGGCCCAGGCCAGCAAATCCGACTCCAATGTGCTCATTACCGGGGAAACCGGCACTGGCAAGGAACTGTTCGCCCGCACCATTCATGAAAACAGTGTCCGCCGTACCGGAGAATTCGTGGTGGTGGACTGCGCCTCGCTCACGGAGAACCTCGTGGAAAGCACGCTGTTCGGCCACAAAAAAGGAGCGTTCACCGGCGCGGACAGCAACAGGATCGGATTGGTCAAACTGGCGGACCAGGGGACGCTGTTTTTGGATGAAGTGGGCGAAATGCCTCTTTCCCTGCAAAAGGCATTTTTGCGTGTGCTTCAGGAGCGTCGCTTTCGTCCCGTGGGCGAGGCCCGCGAGGTGCAAAGCAATTTCCGACTCATCTCAGCCACCAACCGAAGCCTCGAACAGCTGGTGGAACAAAAACGGTTTCGCAGCGACATCCTGTTCCGGCTCAAAACCATTCAAATCCGCCTGCCCTCGCTACGGGAACGCCGGGAAGACATCCGCCCGCTGGCCCTGCATTTCGTGGAACAACTCTGCGCCCGTTACGATACAGGTATCAAAGGTTTTGGCTCGGAATTTTTCAGTACCCTGGAAGCATATGACTGGCCCGGCAACGTGCGCGAACTCGCCAATGTGTTGGAGCGGGCCTTTGTTTCCGCCGGTGCCGAGCACACCCTCTACGCCATGCATCTGCCCCAGGAGCTGCGCATCCAAGTGGCCAAGGCGCAAATCGTGGAACGCAAGCATGCCGCCAGCCCACCGACCGAAGAACCCGTGTCCGTTGAATCTTCCCAGAGAACGGAACGAGTGTCCCGCACCGGGTTCCCTGCTGGGGAGACGGGTGAATCCATTATCCGCAGAGCCATTCCAGAAGGACCGGACCTGCCGTCCCTCAAGGAATTCAAAGTGCTGGCCGAAAAACAATACCTCATGGCCCTGATGGACCGCTACGAGAAGGACATCAAGACCATTCTGGAACTTTCAGGCTTGTCCCGGTCCCACTTTTACGCCCTGCTCAAAAAACACGACATCCGGGGCTGACCCTCGAAGCCTTCAATGAAACGGGCCGGAACGTTCGTCGCGCTCCGGCCCGTCAGCATATTCAAGACAACCTTCCATCAATATCGCGACAGCCCGTCATCGTCATACGGCAGTTCCGAGGGCTTTCGTCCATATCGGTTTCCATCTCCCTCTTGAAGCGGAGCCGGGAAACCCCCATCACGTTCAGCCGATTCAAAGCATTGCTCCCCCATGGTCTCAGCTGTTCCCTCGCTTGAGGATCCATCCTGCAAACGGAAGCGTTCCAGGCTTTGCCGCAACTGCATACTCTGGCTGGAGAGCTGTTCGGAGGCAGACGCGGTTTCTTCGGCATTGGCCGTATTGGTCTGGGTCACGTTGTCGATCTGAGCCAAGGCCTCACTGATTTGTCCAATTCCTTCGGCCTGCTCGTTGGATGCGGTCGCAATATTCTGCACCAGATCCGTCACCGAGCCAGAGCCATCCACGATACGTTCCAATGATTCCGATGTGAGTTGGGCCAGCTGTACGCCATTTCCGACCTTGGAAATGGTGTCCTCGATGAGACCGGACGTTTCCTCGGCGGCCTTGGCGCTGCGGGAGGCCAGATTCCGCACCTCCTCGGCCACAACGGCAAACCCCTTGCCATGCTTGCCCGCTCGGGCGGCTTCCACTGCGGCATTCAAGGCGAGCAGATTGGTCTGGAACGCGATTTCATCGATCACTTTGATGATTCGGGCGATATTTTCCCCGGCCACGCGAATACCTTCCATGGCTTGCAGCATCCGCTCCATGTCCTTGGCTCCCTCGGCAGCCTGTTGCTGCTGTTGCCGGGCGATTTCGCTGGCCTTGGACGCATTGTCCGCATTGGTCCGGGTCTGTGAGCCAAGCTGCGTCATGGTGCTGGTGATTTGTTCTAAGGAAGCGGCCTGCTGCGTGGCTCCCTGGGAAAGCGACTGACTGGAGTCCGAAACTTCGGACGCCCCCGCCGCGATCTGCACTCCGGCCTCACGCACCTCGCTGAGCAACATCCGCAAATTCTGTGTCATCTCACGCAAGGCTTCACCCAGAGAATCCTCCTCTGAACAAAGCTGCACCTCCCCGGTAAGATCCCGCCGTGCAATCCGCTGTGCCAACTCTGCCTTGGCCCGAAGCGACTGGGCCATGGCGTTGAAGGCCCGTTGCAGCACGGCGGGTTCGTCGCGGCCCTCGGCCTTGAGGGATACATCCAAATACCCGGAAGCGATGCGCTGTGCCACGGACGTGGCTTCGGCCACGGGATTCACAATGCTTGAAATGACCATCCAGAACAGGGGCAAAAGAAACAAGACCAGCAAAACGGCCACACTTCCCAATACCCAAAACAGCAGGTCATTGGCCTGTCCCGTGATCTCCGACTCGATCCGGGCTTTTTCCGCATCAATATTATCAATATAGACGCCCGTACCGATCCAGACATCCGTACCGGGAATCATTTCCGCATACGAAAGTTTGGGGACGTCGCCGGCACCGGGTTTCGGCCAGATATATTGAACAAATCCACCGCCATCCTTGGCTTTACGGTTCAATTCCACCACAAGCTGGACACCATTTTTATCTTTGAGATGCCCCAAATCCTGCCCCTGAAGATCCTTGCTGGTAGGCAATGCGACATTGACGGTTCCACGGTAGATGAAATAGTATCCTGAGTCGTCATCCTCAAACCGGATATCGTCCACTACGCGCCGCATGAAACGAACCCGTTCAGCCTCGTCCGGAATGTCCCGAAGGAGTTCCCCCAGAGCCACTGCCATGCTATGTGTTCCGACCTGGAGCTTGGTCCGCTGGCCCTCAAGCATGGCTTCATCAGCCGCGACAACTCCCATGGCAGTCAACTTACCGGCATTGGCGTGAAAGCTGAGCACCACGCCTGCCAAGAACAAAACCACCAGCCCCAGTAAAAATAATAATCGAGCTCGAATGCTGAATCGACGTAACATGATAGCCCCTCCTGTTCGTTCTCTTCGTCGGCTGGCGTACTCTTGCATTGAACATGCCGAACACGCATTGCAGCGGCTTTTTTTCTTTGACTCATACCACGCCGCTGAAATCATGAAAAGGGAACCGCACAACCGCACTCCCTGCGTATACGCCTGACACCGGATTGCAGTCCGAAAAATAAGACACACGCCGCTGACATGCATTTGTCCCATTTTGGAACAATGCCGACAGCGCCCCGGTATCACAGGCTTTACAATAATATCCCGACAGCACCCCGAAAGGAGTTGTCCTTTTTTTCAGACAGTCATCCCCCTCCCCAATTCCCCCAAGCAGGCGGCGGGATGGCGTAACAGCTTAAATTAAAAAGGAGTTATGTAAAAAAGATCCCTTTGGCACATTTCTTGTTAACTGGTAATCGCCATTACCGGTCGGGCATAGCCCGGCGGAAAGCGGAAACAATGGAAAGGAGATTTGAATGTCCAAGAAAATGAAAACAATGGATGGCAACACTGCCGCAGCGCATGTGGCCTACGCCATGAGCGAAGTGGCTGCCATCTACCCCATCACCCCGTCCTCGACCATGGGTGAAATCGCTGACGAATGGGCCGCCCAAGGCCGGAAAAACATCTTCGGACAGAAAGTCATGGTCCGCCAGATGCAGTCCGAAGCCGGCGCGGCTGGCGCAGTGCACGGTTCTCTGTCCGCAGGGGCGCTGACCAGCACTTTCACGGCCTCCCAGGGTCTGCTCCTGATGATTCCCAACATGTATAAGATTTCCGGCGAGCTGCTGCCCGGCGTGTTCCACGTCACGGCCCGCGCCATTGCCGGCCATGCCCTGTCCATCTTCGGCGACCACCAGGACGTCATGGCCGCCCGCCAGACAGGCTTCGGCCTGCTCGCTTCCGGCTCTGTCCA of the Paucidesulfovibrio gracilis DSM 16080 genome contains:
- a CDS encoding cytochrome c3 family protein yields the protein MNRHMLILLAVTWALFAASVTGYLVRTEESDPPARVFLENTGGRVVFAHAGHVADYGLECVECHHDDTGAEQPVPCGVCHPKAFDDSFRGGHFAAFSDRSHCLRCHASDPDVETPAERPDPEWIPVRTDAFHEQCLGCHESMGGPVGEDACDQCHAGM
- a CDS encoding hybrid sensor histidine kinase/response regulator — encoded protein: MFLNSYQNGYAWSDAILDGVREHFAQSGHIVDLQIEYMDTKRYAPTEVEEALYNYYRTKFQGDHFDAIIASDNTALLFLARHKEELFGDTPVVFCGINYFRSKMVKDRTAYTGITENPDVGSTLELARRLNPQLRNIMVISDSSVTSRAITNQVREQAERYEGNLEFEYWDTHTLAETLARTETLGPDTALFLTPFYKGAHGELYSVEEVLASIHAHSNVMIFSSWRFLLGYGIVGGKLLSGRITGAAAAKMTGRILNGESPADIPVEHDLPTPYAFDYNVLKRFDIPLKSLPPNSEIINEPDAFYRIEPKFFWTIQGSLAVLSVSLLMLLLNVLRLRRVEREVKTQLAFQEILLNTLPLLIFWKDKRQHYLGANMSFAQFAKLDSPQDVLGQHDEDLFDNHHLIRQITEGDRKVQETGTPLLGQSLRVTTDEGETVWLDINTVPLPDEKGKVMGTLSTAEDVTRKINLERQLLQSQKMEAIGTLAGGIAHDFNNILTSIINSTELALSDVEEDSMTHKDLSRVLKAAGRGSRVVKQILAFSRPSQGGFLLADIAESLHEAVELMKASLPRNIAIHTRIEAKDTRIWADPTQIHQVVMNLCTNAFQALRPKGGTIELGLTRAYIEGEQAELLSIAPGHYLKLWISDDGPGIPAEIVDKIFDPFFTTKGKTEGTGLGLAVVHGIAKAHRGGIRVTSVPWRQTRFELFLPCNGAEGQLFATPGAGVHRGDESILFVEDDPDQLDTVPRLLEQLGYRVTALRYPDEALETLRLNVGGFDLVITDYDMPSTNGLQLAEQAVAVNPSLPVILISGRKDALGQAEKSNAVRRVLLKPYNQASLSETIRRTIDHDDGTSNSSGEM
- a CDS encoding methyl-accepting chemotaxis protein, which produces MLRRFSIRARLLFLLGLVVLFLAGVVLSFHANAGKLTAMGVVAADEAMLEGQRTKLQVGTHSMAVALGELLRDIPDEAERVRFMRRVVDDIRFEDDDSGYYFIYRGTVNVALPTSKDLQGQDLGHLKDKNGVQLVVELNRKAKDGGGFVQYIWPKPGAGDVPKLSYAEMIPGTDVWIGTGVYIDNIDAEKARIESEITGQANDLLFWVLGSVAVLLVLFLLPLFWMVISSIVNPVAEATSVAQRIASGYLDVSLKAEGRDEPAVLQRAFNAMAQSLRAKAELAQRIARRDLTGEVQLCSEEDSLGEALREMTQNLRMLLSEVREAGVQIAAGASEVSDSSQSLSQGATQQAASLEQITSTMTQLGSQTRTNADNASKASEIARQQQQQAAEGAKDMERMLQAMEGIRVAGENIARIIKVIDEIAFQTNLLALNAAVEAARAGKHGKGFAVVAEEVRNLASRSAKAAEETSGLIEDTISKVGNGVQLAQLTSESLERIVDGSGSVTDLVQNIATASNEQAEGIGQISEALAQIDNVTQTNTANAEETASASEQLSSQSMQLRQSLERFRLQDGSSSEGTAETMGEQCFESAERDGGFPAPLQEGDGNRYGRKPSELPYDDDGLSRY
- a CDS encoding sigma-54-dependent transcriptional regulator, whose product is MANILIIDDDHDVCETIESLGTRLGHHCESAHTLAQGMERLEQGGVDVVFLDIRLPDGNGLEHLTTVKSMPDDPEVIILTGKGDADGAELAIQGGVWDYLLKPSPVKEITLTLGRAIKYRDEKRSRNKHVALNLENVVGKSQAMRSCFDLMAQASKSDSNVLITGETGTGKELFARTIHENSVRRTGEFVVVDCASLTENLVESTLFGHKKGAFTGADSNRIGLVKLADQGTLFLDEVGEMPLSLQKAFLRVLQERRFRPVGEAREVQSNFRLISATNRSLEQLVEQKRFRSDILFRLKTIQIRLPSLRERREDIRPLALHFVEQLCARYDTGIKGFGSEFFSTLEAYDWPGNVRELANVLERAFVSAGAEHTLYAMHLPQELRIQVAKAQIVERKHAASPPTEEPVSVESSQRTERVSRTGFPAGETGESIIRRAIPEGPDLPSLKEFKVLAEKQYLMALMDRYEKDIKTILELSGLSRSHFYALLKKHDIRG